A window of Chitinophaga sp. MM2321 contains these coding sequences:
- a CDS encoding acyl-CoA thioesterase, which translates to MNFYTRKWVKPEDLNAHGTLFGGSLLRWIDEEAAIYSIIQLGTNRCVTKYMSEINFINSARQGDIVELGIKAIHFGRTSLTLTCEVRNKITQKSILTIDRIVFVSVDEHGTPVPHGRSEITYTDERLREE; encoded by the coding sequence ATGAATTTTTACACACGCAAATGGGTAAAGCCGGAAGATCTGAATGCACATGGTACTTTGTTTGGCGGCAGCCTGCTACGCTGGATCGATGAAGAGGCAGCGATCTATTCCATCATCCAGTTAGGTACCAACAGGTGTGTGACCAAATACATGTCTGAAATAAATTTTATTAACTCCGCCAGGCAGGGAGACATTGTAGAGTTGGGCATCAAGGCTATTCATTTTGGCAGAACCTCCCTCACTTTAACCTGCGAAGTGAGGAACAAGATCACCCAAAAAAGTATCCTGACCATAGACCGGATCGTATTCGTAAGTGTAGACGAACATGGTACGCCCGTACCCCACGGGAGATCTGAAATCACGTATACGGATGAACGTTTGAGAGAAGAATAG
- a CDS encoding DUF6929 family protein: MKATIELLRSQVLPDFPSGSSINYYNEKFYLVGDDANYVLILDAQYQQVDKIMLFDYPQQRIPKPVKADLETSVILPLAGKPHLLVFGSASLEERKRMILIPLMTTDYKRFYPESYGDDFFDQLKNEGITQMNIEGATIIGEQLVLANRGNNTHTENQLIMVHPEFWKEGMPCQLTISRVSIPSLTKNFPGISELCYVASRDLLLVTITSEATSNAYEDGEIADSYIGWIAHAAEKIKAPTIALDGVLNLPATDPVFLHQKIEGVCVAQESADALFLHMVADNDQGETSLFNVKMIFSEEK; this comes from the coding sequence ATGAAAGCAACTATTGAACTACTCCGGTCGCAGGTATTGCCCGATTTCCCATCGGGGTCATCTATCAACTATTATAACGAAAAATTTTACCTCGTAGGCGATGATGCCAATTATGTGCTGATACTCGATGCACAATATCAGCAGGTGGATAAAATAATGTTGTTCGATTATCCGCAACAGCGGATACCCAAGCCCGTAAAAGCTGATCTTGAAACATCCGTGATCCTCCCGCTGGCAGGCAAGCCGCACCTGCTGGTGTTTGGCTCCGCATCTCTGGAAGAAAGAAAAAGAATGATCCTTATTCCGTTGATGACCACAGATTATAAACGCTTTTATCCCGAATCTTATGGAGATGATTTTTTCGATCAACTGAAAAATGAAGGTATCACACAAATGAATATTGAAGGGGCAACTATTATCGGGGAACAACTGGTACTGGCCAACCGCGGCAATAATACCCATACGGAGAACCAGCTGATCATGGTACATCCGGAATTTTGGAAAGAAGGCATGCCCTGCCAGCTAACTATTTCCAGGGTAAGTATCCCTTCACTCACCAAAAATTTCCCGGGAATTTCAGAACTCTGCTATGTAGCCTCCCGCGATCTTTTGCTGGTAACGATTACCAGCGAAGCTACCAGCAATGCTTATGAAGATGGAGAAATTGCAGACAGCTATATCGGTTGGATAGCACATGCGGCGGAAAAAATTAAAGCGCCCACTATTGCGTTGGATGGCGTGCTCAATCTGCCGGCAACCGACCCCGTTTTCCTCCATCAGAAAATCGAAGGGGTTTGTGTAGCGCAGGAATCTGCGGATGCACTTTTTCTTCATATGGTAGCTGATAACGATCAGGGAGAAACCAGTCTGTTCAATGTAAAAATGATTTTTTCGGAAGAAAAATAA